In Mytilus edulis chromosome 8, xbMytEdul2.2, whole genome shotgun sequence, the genomic window atatgcatgaaTTATATTTCAGTCTACGATGCTTAATAGTTGGCATTGTTAAAGATACACATAAATCCAGGTTATAGACACAAGCTCTTTATTGCCTCTTGTTCTATGTTGAACTGTAGCACTAATGTTCCAGATAAGGAGGAGGAATGCGCGATGAGAAGCAATTTAAAACCACCTTCCAGATTCCTTATGTTTTTTATTCAAGTCAGGAGGCACATGTGTGGCGTTCGTTGTTGTCTGTTatatctgtttttcgttcattgtgttatttaaattagGACGTCTGTATTCTGGTTTTAACTTTTATAAGCTGAATATACGATATGGGTTTTAAGTTCTTGAATACACATACTCAGTTAGTAGTTTGCAATCGAAACACATTAGAaagttaatgttttgttttcattttttaggctattggtactttacggaacggaacggaacggaacggaacggaacggaacggaacggaacggaacggaatttcatttaaggtatccaaagggggcatttatcaaaatttcgaaaaatctttaaaacaaaacaaactttaaaatttctgtgttttacggttttccatatacaaataacacaaatgtatacttaatctcatcttcacaggtgataatgtaataatgtataacatcgggaaatattctgtagatgaatatgtcggattgtcctgataaattatcatgaaattaacgcatttgcaagtcatgcattatgatatctagactgacctcacgtcgtccttgattagagacagtgatcaaaatgaatctgatttaaactttttaatttatttttccgttccgttccgttccgcaaagtaccaattgctctgaggaattggtatttaacggaaaaaacggaaacagacatctttaatgtaattaaagcagtatgataaaaaaaaattgtctgacacctctttttgcatgagtggtatgtgttttagatagcattttcgacttggtcaataataaaaaatttaacacaaaagcaggttacacaaaaagtctttctccttccatcggtaattatattttaaaaaagaggccttcaacagcccgttccgacgatgattagagacagtgatccagttgaatctgatgtaaactttttaatttatttttccgttccgttccgttccgcaaagttccaattgctctgaggaattggtatttaacggaaaaaacggaaacagacatctttaatgtaattaaagcagtatgataaaaaaaaattgtctgacacctctttttgcatgagtggtatgtgttttagatagcattttcgacttgatcaataataaaaaatttaacacaaaggcaggttacacaaaaagtctttctccttccatcggtaattatattttaaaaaaggggccttcaacagcccgttccgacgatgattagagacagtgatccagttgaatctgatttaaactttttaatttatttttccgttccgttccgttccgcaaagtaccaattgctctgaggaattggtatttaacggaaaaaaacggaaacagacatcttaaatgtaattaaagcagtatgataaaaaaaaattgtctgacacctctttttgcatgagtggtatgtgttttagatagcatttcgacttgatcaatatttaaataaacagctgcgccatgagcgcatgatacgcccgtcgtcttgtgaaaaaacataaatcttttttgaataacacagggttgtacaggatgtcatgcttagtatatcctgactcattccttattcccgctcaataggaagattgtacaagatgtatttggaaacccgacgcaacattagcctgttaagttttaagcaatagagatacagcgcaacatgtgaaaaaaacctctttttttttacaaaaaactcaataactcgaaaatataaaaatgattaaagatgtctgtttccgttttttccgttaaataccaattcctcagagcaattggtactttgcggaacggaacagaacggaaaaataaattaaaatacatcagattcaacttgatcactgtctctaatcatcgtcggaacgggctgttgaaggcctcttttttaaaatataattaccgatggaaggagaaagactttttgtgtaacctgcctttgtgttaaattttttattattgatcaagtcgaaaatgctatctaaaacacataccactcatgcaaaaataggtgtcagacaatttttttttatcatactgctttaattacattaaagatgtctgtttccgttttttccgttaaataccaattcctcagagcaattggtactttgcggaacggaacggaacggacaaataaattaaaaagtttaaatcagattcattttgatcactgtctctaatcaaggacgacgtgaggtctgtctagatatcataatgcatgacttgcaaatgcgttaatttcatgataatttatcaggacaatccgacatattcatctacagaatatttcccgatgttatacattattacacatttcacctgtgaagatgagattaagtatacatttgtgttatttgtatatggaaaaccgtaaaacacagaaattctaaagtttgttttgttttaaagatttttcgaaattttgataaatgccccctttggataccttaaatgaaattccgttccgttccgttccgttccgttccgttccgttccgttccgttccgtaaagtaccaatagccatttttttaaatctacaattgTTAGTTGAATGAGATGAACGTCTGAATCAGtaaatgaaatatctttttatatttcactTCAAGATCAATCAGTGGAAAAGGCATCTGAATATTTCAAAGATTTATTATACATAGGTGGATGGGATTGCAAACTACAAAaaagaaaatctgaaattttacTTTACGAGTATTTGATAAACGAGTCCAGAGAGTCTATGCCTCAAAAACGTTATATTGGAGGAAGTTTTGTCGAGGGTAGCGAGATGGAAGGTAGCGACCATGACAATATGTTTATTTATCCACACGTTATGGTCACAACAAAATTACATTTTACGTACCCACTTGATAAGGTAGTCTTTCTGATGTGTCAAGGATCACGTGCATGTTATACAGAGTTGCGTTTTATCCAAGATACTCAGATATATCAAAACGAACACCAGTTAAATCCATTGCAATGCTTAGCAGAGAAGGACGACAGACACATTTATCTTTTGAGTCGTAAATATGCCGAGGCTCAGTTAACTCGGCTTAAATCAAAGGTTAGCTTGCcgaaagaaaatatgaaatttataagaaATGGGCCTTGTGCATCGTACGAATCCGGTGAATTAATGTCTGATAATGTCTTCACTCTAGAGTGCGATGATTGGCCGCCTATAGCAGCGGAATGGAAAACAAGATCAAGAAAATTCGAATGGCCAgatgaaaatttaagaaatgcgGTTATCAATACCAAATGTTCTTTAGTCCCTATTGGGAATCCTGCATCGGAAGATAACGTACGGAAATTCGAATGGAGAATTtcatttcttctaggagaaagaCAGCTTATGTGGAGCCTTAACCAATCCCaatatttttgctttattttattgaagaagttaaaaaaacatttcatagaCCCAGGTCATAATGACATGATTAGTTCATTAATTTTGAAGACAACTTTATTTTGGGAAATGGAAGAAACAAGATTTAACACGTGGAATGAGAAAACAATTGTTGAAAAAGTTAAATCATGTCTAAATAGACTACGGGTTTATGTTGAAAAGAAGACAATTCCGCATTATTTTGCGAAGGAAAACAATCTTTTCACAGGAAAATTTGCCGAAAACAAGAACCAAATAGAGCTCCTTAAAACAATTGATTCTCTTTCACAGAATTTATTGGTACATCTTTATATGGATTCTACAAGCATTATGCCTCCTTGTGGTGATAATAAAAGCATTCGACTGGAATGTAAATGGAGACAAGATATAGTTTTCTGTCGAAACTATTTTTATTGCAACATAGAAAATGCTCTTCATTGTTGTACACTTAGTGATCTTAAACGCTTTGAGCATGGCCTTGATGGACAAATGGAACAATGTATTCTTGACGTACACAAGCATAAGGCTAGGGAACTTTTAAGTTTGAAATTAGCAACAACCCTTTACACAACATATGGTAATAACAAAGAAGAAAGTAAGCTAAATGAGATAGAAGAAAGATACAAAGAAGCACTAAATGTTGACGCTATTTGTGGAAGGTTACATTTAGCAACTTTTTACCTCAGACAACATCGCTTGAAAGAGGTTCTAACAGTAATCAATAGTATTTACGAAAAAGAAGTTCTTCTTTACGATGGCGGGAGTTCAACCAGTCGTGTGCTGCAGTTCAAGGAGGATCT contains:
- the LOC139486996 gene encoding uncharacterized protein; protein product: MEKMLKEIAENAVPSLGLDQSVEKASEYFKDLLYIGGWDCKLQKRKSEILLYEYLINESRESMPQKRYIGGSFVEGSEMEGSDHDNMFIYPHVMVTTKLHFTYPLDKVVFLMCQGSRACYTELRFIQDTQIYQNEHQLNPLQCLAEKDDRHIYLLSRKYAEAQLTRLKSKVSLPKENMKFIRNGPCASYESGELMSDNVFTLECDDWPPIAAEWKTRSRKFEWPDENLRNAVINTKCSLVPIGNPASEDNVRKFEWRISFLLGERQLMWSLNQSQYFCFILLKKLKKHFIDPGHNDMISSLILKTTLFWEMEETRFNTWNEKTIVEKVKSCLNRLRVYVEKKTIPHYFAKENNLFTGKFAENKNQIELLKTIDSLSQNLLVHLYMDSTSIMPPCGDNKSIRLECKWRQDIVFCRNYFYCNIENALHCCTLSDLKRFEHGLDGQMEQCILDVHKHKARELLSLKLATTLYTTYGNNKEESKLNEIEERYKEALNVDAICGRLHLATFYLRQHRLKEVLTVINSIYEKEVLLYDGGSSTSRVLQFKEDLQIDENRDIDIAHDISFFHSDMCAPDIIHAELCVSNESIIRIHPFVYMYLLEFLVSTELSNNRREALEKLSCEVLKSRGGHDTDIAFNICGYCNLVFGDRKNALFFFLRSFRIRPSVQNVCLFYVGIMLFELIRR